A segment of the Cellvibrio sp. KY-YJ-3 genome:
CATCGCTACCCTCATCCCGGTGCAGATAATAGGGCTCATCTTCCGCTACAGCGCGATTAAAGAAGCTTTCGAAATCCTTACGCACCGTGGGGTCGGCATTTTCGTTAATGGTGAGCGATGCCGAAGTGTGTTTAATAAGAATATTCAACAGTCCAACCTTAACTTGTTTAAGCTCGGGTAACTGTTGAATGATTTCTTCCGTAATAAGATGAAATCCGCGCGCTCTCGCCTTGAGTTGATATTCT
Coding sequences within it:
- a CDS encoding secondary thiamine-phosphate synthase enzyme YjbQ encodes the protein MWVQKEYQLKARARGFHLITEEIIQQLPELKQVKVGLLNILIKHTSASLTINENADPTVRKDFESFFNRAVAEDEPYYLHRDEGSDDMPAHLKASLLGASLNIPITNGRLNMGIWQGVYLCEHRNYGGNRNLVLTLHGETR